The stretch of DNA AGACCGCTTACGGCGCGGAGGATTACGGCACGCTGCGCAGGCTGACGACACCCGAAGCGATGTCCTATCTTGCCGAGGAACTCGGCGAAAACGCCACCAACGGCGTGCGCAACCGCGTCTCCGACGTCAAGCTGCTGCAGGGTGACATTGCCGAAGCTTGGCGCGAAGATGGCCAGGAATATGCAACGCTTGCCATGCGCTATTCCTCGATCGATGCCATGGTCGAACGCGACACCGGCCGCGTCGTTTCAGGCGACGACCGCCGCCCGAGCGAAAGCACCGAGGTGTGGACCTTTGTGCGTAAGCCGGGCGCCGACTGGAAGCTTGCCGCCATCCAGGGCACCGAGCAGCGCGCCGCCTAGCGCGGTGCGCCAAATTGGCCTTCCCTTAATTCACCACGACAGGCTTGGAGCGCATGCGGGAAACCGTTTCGCGCTCCGCCCGCTTGCAGCGCATCGGCGGCAGGCCGCGGTCCATCAGGTCCATATCTTCGAGCACCATGTCGCCCATCTTCTTGAAGGCGCTGTCGAGCGCACCGGCCCGGTGCGCCGAGCGGAGGAAGCCATTCAGATTGCGCACCGGATGGCCGGGCGGCAACGGTTCTTCAGGGTAGACATCGCTCGCCGCCACGATATGGCCTGACGAGACGGCCGCCATCAGCGCATCAAAATCGACGACATCGGCGCGGCTGAGCAGGATGAAGGCGGCGCCCCGGCGCATGCTGGCGAAGGCCTCGGTGCCGAGAAATTTGCTGTTTTCGCTGGTGACGGCGGCAGCGACGAAAATGAAATCGCTCTTTGTCAGGACGTCCTGAAGGCTTGCGGGCTCGACGCCGCTTTCCTCGATGATCGAGCGCGGCAGCCAGGGATCGAACACCCGGATGCGCGCCCTGAAGCCGGACAGAACCCGGCGCAGCGCTTTGCCGAGATCGCCGAAGCCGACGATGCCGATCTCGGAGCCGGCGATCAGCCGCGCGCTTGCATTCCCCTCGCCGCCCCAGAGTTCCGTGCCCTGGCGGAAAGCGACATCCGCGTCGACGATGCCGCGCGCTAGAGCCAGCGCGAAACCGAGGCCGATTTCGGCGACCGGCTCGGCAAAGACCTGTCCTGTGGTAACGACATGGATGCCGCGCTGGAAGAGCACCTCGTAAGGCATGTTGTTGAGAAGATTGCTTTCGACGTTGAGGATCGAGCGCAAGGCCGGCATTCTGGCCAGCGTTTCGGCCGAAAGCGGCGGCTGGCCGATGATGTAGCGCGCGATTCCGAGGATCTCGTCGCCGAGTCCGGCGACATTCTCGGGATCGGCCTCGACGATCTCGTATTTCGCATGCAGTTCGGCGCGCGCCTTGTCGCTGAAGATCAGATCGAGCGTGCGCGGCTCGGGCGCGCTGATCGCCAGCGGCCGTTCAGTATTCGTCATTGGTGTCTCCTCCATCGCAGCGATTTGCACCGTCATCGCCGGACAATTGATAGACCCTGCGGGGGACGGTTTCCAGTTCGATCTTGTGGCGCGAGGCGCTGAGAGGAGCTATCGAAAGCGGCATCTGCCTATCAGATAAGCACTTGAATTAGCTTGGTATTTCAAGGAGTTTTCGTTGACGGCGTGAATTCTTTGAACTAGCGTGATCTGTGCGACCTGGAACCATGCCGGTGTTCGGCGGCCGCAGGATATTCGAAAACTCACGAGGGAATGAGCAATGAAATCAGCAATCAAGAGCGGCCTGCTTGCCTTGGCTGCCGCAGCGCTTCCAGCCGTCGCCTATGCCCATCCTGCGATCGGCGAAGCAGCCGGCTTCAGCCACGGCTTTGCCCATCCGATGTCTGGCCTCGATCACGTCCTCGCCATGGTGATGGTCGGAATTTTCGCATTTCAGCTCGGCGGCCGCGCCACCTGGCTCGTGCCGACGACCTTCGTCCTGGTGATGGCGCTCGGCGGTGCCTTCGGCGCTGCCAGGCATTGCTGTTCCCTTCGTTGAAATCGGCATCGCGCTTTCCGTCGTCGTCCTCGGCGCCGTTGTTGCGCTCAACGTCAAGGCGCCGCTCGCCGCAGCACTCGGCATCGTCGGCCTCTTCGCTATCTTCCACGGTCATGCACATGGCGCCGAAATGCCGGAAAA from Rhizobium sp. WSM4643 encodes:
- a CDS encoding hydroxyacid dehydrogenase — protein: MTNTERPLAISAPEPRTLDLIFSDKARAELHAKYEIVEADPENVAGLGDEILGIARYIIGQPPLSAETLARMPALRSILNVESNLLNNMPYEVLFQRGIHVVTTGQVFAEPVAEIGLGFALALARGIVDADVAFRQGTELWGGEGNASARLIAGSEIGIVGFGDLGKALRRVLSGFRARIRVFDPWLPRSIIEESGVEPASLQDVLTKSDFIFVAAAVTSENSKFLGTEAFASMRRGAAFILLSRADVVDFDALMAAVSSGHIVAASDVYPEEPLPPGHPVRNLNGFLRSAHRAGALDSAFKKMGDMVLEDMDLMDRGLPPMRCKRAERETVSRMRSKPVVVN